In a genomic window of Virgibacillus sp. SK37:
- a CDS encoding SDR family oxidoreductase: protein MVTGAGTGLGRAIAIAFAKESATVILNGRREEKLREVAQEIGEGCFIIPADLTKESEVNTLVDELQKNTAGELDILVNNAGGVNAMAPIEEMSLQQWQKMFDLNLTTQFLTTRACLPLLRKSENGKVISVTSGMVNFFMKGMGAYSASKAAVEALMKTVAEEEKDNGIQINLFDPLNVVSEGNPDGEYEPAEVVGVLVDLAAAESVQKHGEITKPEV, encoded by the coding sequence TTGGTTACGGGAGCAGGCACAGGACTCGGGCGTGCGATCGCAATTGCATTTGCTAAGGAAAGTGCGACCGTCATTCTTAACGGTAGAAGGGAAGAAAAACTGCGTGAAGTTGCGCAGGAAATTGGAGAAGGCTGCTTCATTATTCCGGCTGATTTGACGAAGGAATCTGAAGTGAACACTTTAGTCGATGAATTACAAAAAAATACTGCTGGTGAATTAGATATTCTAGTAAACAATGCTGGTGGGGTGAACGCAATGGCACCTATTGAAGAAATGTCACTTCAGCAATGGCAAAAAATGTTTGATTTAAACTTAACTACCCAATTTCTTACGACTCGCGCTTGTTTACCACTGTTACGTAAAAGTGAAAATGGTAAAGTAATTTCTGTCACTTCTGGAATGGTCAATTTCTTTATGAAGGGGATGGGGGCTTATTCCGCAAGTAAAGCAGCAGTTGAAGCACTGATGAAAACAGTCGCTGAAGAGGAAAAGGACAATGGAATCCAAATTAACTTATTTGACCCCTTAAATGTGGTTTCTGAGGGTAATCCTGATGGGGAATATGAACCTGCGGAGGTTGTAGGTGTACTTGTTGATCTAGCAGCTGCAGAGTCTGTACAGAAACACGGCGAAATAACAAAACCTGAAGTATAA
- a CDS encoding ectoine synthase, protein MIVKSLEDIIGTKDETSGENWTSRRFLLKKDNCGFSMNDTLIKAGTDNYFWYKNHIEAVYCIEGEGEIEKVETGEVFQIKPGTMYILDQNDKHRLRARTQMRMVCVFNPPLVGTETHNEEGYYPLLTE, encoded by the coding sequence ATGATAGTAAAATCACTAGAAGATATTATTGGCACAAAGGATGAGACATCTGGGGAGAACTGGACAAGTCGCAGATTTTTATTAAAAAAAGATAATTGTGGGTTTAGTATGAATGACACACTTATTAAAGCAGGTACAGACAATTACTTCTGGTATAAAAACCACATCGAAGCTGTTTATTGTATTGAAGGTGAAGGTGAAATTGAAAAGGTGGAGACAGGTGAGGTTTTTCAGATTAAACCTGGTACGATGTACATCCTTGATCAAAACGATAAACATAGATTGCGTGCAAGAACCCAAATGCGCATGGTATGTGTATTTAACCCCCCACTAGTGGGAACGGAAACACATAATGAAGAAGGCTATTATCCATTACTGACAGAATAA
- the ectB gene encoding diaminobutyrate--2-oxoglutarate transaminase produces MTTAVLNESKMKTFEEIESAVRSYSRGWPAVFEKAKGYKLWDTDGREYIDFFAGAGTLNYGHNDDAMQDKIINYIKNDGIIHSLDMGTTPRKEFLEQFKEIILKPRNLDYKIMFPGPTGTNTVESALKIARKVTGRDTVISFTNAFHGMTIGSLSVTGNSFKRHGAGVPLHHTVSMPFDDYVEDQDSIAYLERFLEDSGSGVALPAAIILETVQGEGGINAARMEWLKKIDAICKRWDILLIIDDVQAGNGRTGTFFSFEPAEINPDVVCLSKSIGGFGLPMAITLIKPEYDQWGPGEHNGTFRGNNLAFIAATEALSNWKTDDFSKEIQAKGDLLKTAVNKLIEKYPVLKGEARGRGLMQGIAVHVDGIAEEICAEAFKRGLIVETSGPDDEVVKFLPPLVIDQEGLEKGLDILEDSIKYVTNK; encoded by the coding sequence ATGACAACCGCAGTTTTAAATGAATCGAAAATGAAAACATTTGAAGAGATAGAATCAGCTGTACGTAGCTATAGCAGAGGGTGGCCGGCTGTTTTTGAGAAAGCAAAAGGCTACAAGCTTTGGGATACAGATGGTAGAGAATATATTGATTTCTTTGCTGGGGCTGGCACGCTGAATTATGGCCATAATGACGATGCCATGCAGGATAAAATAATTAATTATATTAAAAATGATGGAATTATCCACAGCCTTGATATGGGCACTACTCCTAGAAAAGAATTTCTTGAACAATTTAAAGAGATAATTCTTAAACCTCGAAACCTTGATTATAAAATAATGTTCCCAGGACCTACCGGCACTAATACAGTTGAAAGCGCATTGAAGATTGCTCGTAAAGTTACTGGTCGTGATACCGTGATCAGCTTTACTAACGCTTTTCATGGGATGACAATTGGTTCATTGTCTGTTACAGGTAACTCTTTCAAGCGTCACGGTGCAGGGGTTCCCTTACACCACACTGTTTCTATGCCTTTTGATGATTATGTGGAAGACCAGGATTCCATTGCTTATTTGGAAAGATTTCTAGAAGATAGCGGAAGCGGAGTTGCCTTACCAGCAGCCATTATTCTTGAAACCGTTCAGGGAGAAGGTGGCATTAATGCAGCAAGAATGGAATGGCTTAAAAAAATTGATGCTATTTGTAAACGCTGGGATATTCTCCTAATAATTGATGATGTTCAAGCAGGGAATGGACGCACCGGTACATTTTTTAGTTTTGAACCAGCAGAAATTAATCCTGACGTAGTTTGTTTATCCAAATCAATTGGTGGTTTTGGTTTGCCTATGGCTATCACTTTAATTAAACCGGAATATGACCAATGGGGCCCAGGAGAACATAATGGTACCTTCCGCGGCAATAATTTGGCATTTATCGCAGCTACTGAGGCACTATCTAACTGGAAAACAGATGACTTCAGTAAAGAAATCCAAGCAAAAGGGGATTTATTAAAAACAGCTGTAAACAAACTTATTGAAAAATATCCCGTACTAAAGGGGGAAGCTCGTGGCAGAGGACTTATGCAAGGGATTGCTGTTCATGTAGATGGCATTGCCGAAGAAATTTGTGCAGAAGCTTTTAAACGGGGGCTGATTGTAGAAACTTCTGGTCCAGACGATGAAGTTGTAAAATTCCTCCCACCCCTTGTGATTGATCAAGAAGGACTCGAAAAAGGACTGGATATATTAGAAGATAGCATAAAATATGTTACCAACAAATAA
- the ectA gene encoding diaminobutyrate acetyltransferase: MTISTDIKTDFHFRKPTKDDGAAVWELIKDTGVLDLNSSYSYLMWCEVFSETSIVADREEEAVGFISGFIHPEHPKTLFIWQVAVNESERGKGLGTKMLFQLLQRKACANVSYVEATVSPSNTASQQLFKGLAKKLDTNCEIGDYFSADDFPQEGHEDELLFKIGPFQKN, translated from the coding sequence ATGACAATATCAACTGATATAAAAACAGACTTTCATTTTCGCAAGCCCACAAAAGATGATGGCGCAGCTGTCTGGGAGTTAATTAAAGATACTGGTGTCCTTGATCTTAACTCTTCCTATAGCTATTTGATGTGGTGTGAAGTTTTTTCAGAGACATCCATTGTAGCTGATAGGGAAGAGGAAGCGGTGGGATTCATTTCCGGTTTTATTCATCCGGAGCATCCAAAAACGCTATTCATTTGGCAGGTAGCTGTAAATGAATCGGAACGTGGAAAAGGACTGGGGACAAAAATGTTGTTTCAATTGCTTCAAAGAAAAGCCTGTGCAAATGTTTCTTATGTAGAAGCAACTGTATCACCATCTAACACGGCATCCCAGCAATTATTTAAGGGCCTTGCTAAAAAGCTTGACACAAATTGCGAAATTGGTGATTATTTTTCAGCAGATGACTTTCCACAAGAAGGTCATGAGGATGAACTATTGTTTAAGATTGGACCTTTTCAAAAAAATTAA
- a CDS encoding CocE/NonD family hydrolase: protein MKEEKISVEKNVPFELSDGTVLRSDIYRPNNNNQYPALMLRLPYNKEEKRYYDEYLEVPRMVRAGYIVILQDVRGRFASDGEFYPFIYEGKDGYEAVEWAANLPYVNGKVGLFGMSYHGYTQLAAAVENPPSLKAIAPVMTMAEPWADILNGDSAAKGVAKFQTWTLGSIIEDQLKKRRKLDQTKVEKYQANMREWLDYRPADEWPPMNDLDPNSFFFDVMHDKVSSELIERTQLLDKLHSIQIPALFIGGWFDALLEPTIEAYQAYRGPTQIWVGPWTHEDMSGHAGERYFAGGAEQIGPDQVGDPTELHIKWFDHWLKDKPLEIEKTVHLYLMGQEKWKAYDQWPPTATSKELFLTSNGSSQTRRGDGELANQPMRKDTKSELLLDPNNPVPTRGGGVLIAGNGSGVYEIGDIQDREDVLVYTSPIQEEDLHILGTVKASLWVSSPTPLCDISIRLSDLEPNGEVFNIIDTFYREKVKSVDQPFCMEIEVGHTAYLLKKGHSLRVDIAASNAPLYDINLNNGRTSKTSKVGKPAIENVYHGVNFPSRIILPIEK from the coding sequence ATGAAAGAAGAAAAAATCAGTGTGGAGAAAAACGTACCCTTTGAGCTTTCCGATGGTACTGTGCTTAGGTCAGATATATACCGACCCAATAATAATAATCAATATCCAGCTCTTATGCTACGTTTACCATACAATAAAGAAGAAAAGCGGTATTATGATGAATACCTGGAAGTACCACGTATGGTAAGGGCAGGATATATTGTAATACTACAGGATGTAAGAGGGAGGTTTGCTTCAGACGGAGAATTTTACCCGTTTATTTATGAAGGTAAAGATGGTTACGAAGCCGTAGAGTGGGCTGCCAATTTACCATATGTTAATGGAAAGGTCGGTCTGTTTGGTATGTCCTATCACGGCTATACACAATTAGCAGCTGCTGTAGAAAACCCACCATCTCTTAAAGCGATTGCGCCTGTAATGACAATGGCGGAACCGTGGGCAGATATTTTAAATGGCGATAGTGCAGCAAAAGGTGTAGCTAAATTTCAGACATGGACGCTAGGCTCTATTATTGAAGATCAGTTAAAAAAGCGTAGAAAGCTCGACCAAACGAAAGTTGAAAAATACCAAGCTAATATGAGGGAATGGTTAGATTACCGTCCTGCTGATGAGTGGCCCCCGATGAATGACTTAGATCCGAATTCTTTTTTCTTTGATGTAATGCATGATAAAGTTAGTTCAGAGCTAATAGAACGAACTCAACTATTGGATAAGTTACATTCCATACAAATCCCTGCTCTGTTCATTGGAGGCTGGTTTGATGCATTATTAGAGCCTACCATAGAAGCTTATCAAGCATATAGAGGGCCTACTCAAATTTGGGTTGGCCCATGGACACATGAGGACATGAGTGGCCATGCTGGTGAACGTTATTTTGCAGGGGGAGCAGAACAGATAGGACCAGACCAGGTGGGAGATCCCACAGAACTTCATATAAAATGGTTTGATCACTGGTTAAAAGATAAGCCTCTGGAAATAGAAAAAACTGTACATCTTTATTTAATGGGACAAGAAAAATGGAAAGCCTATGATCAATGGCCTCCAACAGCTACTAGTAAGGAGCTTTTTCTTACGAGTAATGGGTCTTCACAGACGAGAAGAGGTGATGGAGAGCTTGCAAATCAACCTATGCGAAAGGATACTAAATCTGAACTTCTCTTGGATCCCAATAATCCCGTGCCCACCAGAGGCGGTGGTGTATTGATTGCGGGGAATGGTTCCGGTGTTTATGAGATTGGTGACATTCAAGATAGAGAAGACGTACTTGTTTATACGAGTCCCATCCAAGAAGAAGACCTCCATATTCTTGGAACAGTAAAAGCATCTCTCTGGGTATCCAGTCCTACACCGTTATGTGATATTTCTATAAGACTTTCAGACTTAGAACCAAATGGGGAAGTATTTAACATTATCGATACTTTTTATCGAGAAAAAGTAAAATCAGTTGATCAACCATTCTGCATGGAAATAGAAGTCGGCCATACCGCATATTTATTAAAGAAGGGACATAGCCTTCGAGTTGATATCGCTGCAAGTAATGCACCATTATATGATATTAATTTAAATAATGGGCGTACATCAAAGACTTCCAAAGTCGGTAAGCCTGCGATAGAGAATGTGTACCACGGAGTTAATTTTCCTTCGCGTATCATCCTTCCTATAGAAAAATAA
- a CDS encoding ABC transporter permease: METWNQFITYVGQNGDYIWFQFYRHFLMAAYGVLFAAVISIPLGILIARYGKLSSWVLAFGSIIQTIPALGALAVIMIAFGLGTNTVIITLMLYSILPITQNTYVGMKEVDKTVVEAGYASGMTRFQLLRMVELPLAISVIMAGLRTALVVGIGIAAVGAFVGAGGLGAIILRGMNATDGTAIILAGAIPTALMAIIADLAMGWIERKLHPVKTSKPKAA; encoded by the coding sequence ATGGAAACATGGAATCAATTTATAACCTATGTTGGGCAAAATGGAGATTACATCTGGTTTCAGTTTTATCGCCACTTTTTGATGGCTGCCTATGGTGTGCTATTTGCTGCAGTTATTTCTATTCCTTTAGGCATTCTTATTGCCAGGTATGGGAAATTAAGCAGCTGGGTTTTGGCATTTGGTAGTATCATTCAAACCATCCCTGCATTGGGAGCATTAGCTGTGATTATGATTGCTTTTGGCTTGGGTACGAACACGGTAATTATTACGTTAATGCTATATTCTATTTTACCGATTACGCAGAATACATATGTCGGTATGAAAGAAGTAGATAAAACAGTTGTAGAAGCAGGTTATGCATCAGGAATGACGCGTTTCCAGTTGCTAAGGATGGTGGAATTGCCACTAGCTATAAGTGTCATCATGGCTGGGCTTAGAACAGCTCTAGTAGTTGGTATAGGAATTGCTGCAGTCGGCGCTTTTGTTGGAGCTGGTGGCCTGGGTGCTATTATTTTACGAGGAATGAACGCTACGGACGGTACAGCGATTATTCTTGCAGGTGCTATCCCAACAGCTCTCATGGCGATAATTGCAGACCTTGCAATGGGATGGATTGAACGCAAATTACATCCTGTCAAAACATCAAAACCAAAAGCGGCGTAG
- a CDS encoding osmoprotectant ABC transporter substrate-binding protein, with amino-acid sequence MRKKIGKLVIPVLVLIMVSGCSLPGLASTTTDTVKIGMLGTSESEIIGEILSIMIERETDLDTEPVTNLGSSIVQHQGMIRGDLDITSTRYTGTDLSGALGMDPITDPEKAMEIVQREFQKRFNETWADSYGFENSYSVAVTTEFAEKNNIKTVSDLEPFASDLRFGVDNAWINRKGDGYEGFKQTYFDFGEVFPMNVGLVYQAASSGHMDVVLAYSSDGRIKEFDLKVLEDDKKFFPPYDASPVISNELLEEYPEIKTITEKLSGKISTEKMQELNYKADVELMNPHQVAKEFLEANNYFASAGKGGN; translated from the coding sequence ATGCGGAAAAAAATAGGAAAACTGGTAATTCCTGTACTGGTTTTGATCATGGTGTCCGGCTGTTCTCTTCCAGGGCTTGCCAGTACTACAACAGATACAGTTAAGATTGGAATGTTAGGGACATCAGAATCAGAAATCATTGGGGAGATTCTTTCCATTATGATTGAAAGGGAAACAGATCTAGATACGGAGCCAGTAACTAACCTCGGTTCTTCTATTGTGCAGCACCAAGGGATGATAAGAGGAGATTTGGACATAACCTCTACTCGTTATACAGGTACTGATTTATCCGGGGCGCTCGGAATGGATCCAATTACAGACCCTGAAAAAGCTATGGAGATTGTTCAACGTGAATTTCAAAAACGATTTAATGAAACATGGGCAGACTCATACGGATTTGAAAATAGTTACTCCGTGGCAGTCACAACAGAATTTGCTGAAAAAAATAATATTAAGACTGTTTCCGATTTAGAGCCATTTGCTTCCGATTTACGGTTTGGTGTCGATAATGCTTGGATCAATCGTAAGGGAGATGGATATGAAGGCTTTAAGCAAACATACTTCGATTTTGGAGAAGTGTTTCCTATGAACGTAGGGCTTGTATATCAAGCAGCATCAAGTGGCCATATGGACGTGGTGCTCGCTTACTCATCCGATGGAAGAATAAAAGAGTTTGACTTGAAGGTGTTAGAAGATGATAAGAAATTCTTTCCACCATACGATGCTTCACCAGTTATTAGTAATGAATTACTGGAAGAATACCCAGAAATTAAAACGATCACTGAAAAATTGTCAGGGAAAATTTCCACTGAAAAAATGCAGGAACTAAACTATAAAGCAGATGTGGAATTAATGAACCCACATCAAGTAGCAAAAGAATTTTTAGAAGCGAATAATTACTTTGCATCTGCTGGGAAGGGAGGAAACTAA